The Siansivirga zeaxanthinifaciens CC-SAMT-1 region AAGTTCCAGCAAAAAGTAGAGCAGCTACACTGGCTGCAACGCCAATTTTATGCCATTTTTTGTATTTTTTTAATTGAATAACAGGCGCTTCGTCTAGCTCGTTTAAAATATTATCTAAAATATGTCTTGGTGCTTCAACCGCATTACTTTTTGCAACAATTTCTAAGTTATATTGTAAGGTGTTGTAAGCATTATGTACTTCTGGATATTTTGAAATATAGGTTTCTGCCAATTCGGTTTCAGCCATATTGGTGTCTCCTAAAAGATATTTTTCTAATAGGCCAGAATTTAAAAAAGTAATTATTTTCTCATTCATGACGGTTTTTATTAAGGATTATAAATTTTCTTTAATTCACGTAATCCAATTTTTAATCTCGATTTTATAGTACCTAACGGAATATTTAATTCGTCGCTAGCTTCTTGTTGGGTCATGCCCTCAAAAAAAAGGGCGTTTAATACTATTTGATATTTCTCGTCTAAGTTATTAAGATGCTTTTTAATATCTAAAACTTCTTCATTTAATGCATTTGTTGTTATTTTATATACGGTTGAAGTTTCGATTTGGATTTCGTTTTCATCTTTGTTTTTTAAAGATCTCACTTTATCGATGGCTGTGTTATAGGCAATGCGGTACAACCATGTAAAAAGTTTAGCTTTGGTGGCATCGTATTTACCAGAATATCGCCAAATTTTTATAAAAGTTTCTTGAAGCACATCTTGCGCTGTATCATCATCGGTAATAATTTTTTTAATGACACCGTATAAAGCGTCACCATAGTTGTCGTACAAAAGCGTCATGGCTTTCTTGTCGCTTTGCTCAAGTAGACTAACTATTTGTTTTTCGATTGGTGATATCAATGTAATTTGTTTTAAAGTTGAAACTTTAATGACATGCTGTAAAGTTAGAAATTCTTTTGAGATTAATTAAATGATATTAACCTCGGCCTCAATAGATACGTTAAACAGGCGTTTTATGGTTTCTTGTATGAGTTTTGAAAGTTCTAAAATGTCGTTTCCAGTGGCATCTCCGTAATTTACAAGCACTAAAGCCTGGTTTTTATGCACCCCATAATCGCCAAAGCGCTTGCCTTTAAAACCTGCTTTTTCAATAAGCCAACCTGCTGGAATTTTTACTTCGGTTTCTGAAACAGGATAACTTGGAAGGTCTTCGAAATTTTGAAGTAATGTTTGATAGAGTGATTTTGAAACAATAGGATTTTTAAAGAAACTACCGCTATTACCAATAACTTTAGGGTTTGGAAGTTTGCTTTCTCTTATTGAAATAACTGCTTTTGAAATATCTTGAATACTCGGGTTTTTAATGTGCATTTGTTCTAACTCTAATGCTATTGTACCATAGTTAATATGAAGCTTATGCTCATGTTTAGTTAGTTTAAAAGTAACCTGAGTAATAATGTATTGGTCTTTGGCTTCTTGTTTGAAAATGGAATGACGGTAGCCAAATTGACATTGGGCGTTTGTAAACGAGGTTATTTCGCCGGTGTTTATATGCATAGCTTCACAGGTGTGAAACACATCTTTTAATTCTACACCATAAGCACCAATATTTTGAATAGGTGCCGTACCTACATTACCTGGAATAAGCGATAGGTTTTCAACGCCACCATAATTATGGCTTAAACACCATAACACAAAGTCGTGCCAGTTTTCGCCAGCATGGGCTTTTACATAAACAAAATCGGAATCTTCATTTACAACTTCAATACCTTTTAGGTTGATGTGAATTACCAATCCGTTAAAATCTTTGGTTAGCAGCATGTTGCTACCGCCACCGAGTATGAGTTTTTTAGGGTATTCTTTTAAACTTAAAACCGATTTTAATTCGGAAACTGTTGAAACCGATACAAAGTGACTGGCATTTACATTAATACCGAATGTATTAAAAGGTTTTAATGAAAAATTTTGTTGTATGTGCACCTATGAAAATTTATGTTTAGTTATTACTGCGTTAGGGATAGCAATGGAAATCCTTTTTTTGAGGTACGAAAAAAAAGATTGTAATGAATAGCCCGACCCTTGTGGT contains the following coding sequences:
- a CDS encoding RNA polymerase sigma factor — protein: MISPIEKQIVSLLEQSDKKAMTLLYDNYGDALYGVIKKIITDDDTAQDVLQETFIKIWRYSGKYDATKAKLFTWLYRIAYNTAIDKVRSLKNKDENEIQIETSTVYKITTNALNEEVLDIKKHLNNLDEKYQIVLNALFFEGMTQQEASDELNIPLGTIKSRLKIGLRELKKIYNP
- the murB gene encoding UDP-N-acetylmuramate dehydrogenase; its protein translation is MHIQQNFSLKPFNTFGINVNASHFVSVSTVSELKSVLSLKEYPKKLILGGGSNMLLTKDFNGLVIHINLKGIEVVNEDSDFVYVKAHAGENWHDFVLWCLSHNYGGVENLSLIPGNVGTAPIQNIGAYGVELKDVFHTCEAMHINTGEITSFTNAQCQFGYRHSIFKQEAKDQYIITQVTFKLTKHEHKLHINYGTIALELEQMHIKNPSIQDISKAVISIRESKLPNPKVIGNSGSFFKNPIVSKSLYQTLLQNFEDLPSYPVSETEVKIPAGWLIEKAGFKGKRFGDYGVHKNQALVLVNYGDATGNDILELSKLIQETIKRLFNVSIEAEVNII